From a single Nostoc edaphicum CCNP1411 genomic region:
- a CDS encoding isoprenyl transferase, translating to MTAQQTKLQDLPTDLKRELLPQHVAVIMDGNGRWAKRQGLPRIMGHKRGVDALKDLLRCCQDWGIQALTAYAFSTENWKRPQEEVDFLMTLFQRVLRQELREMVEENVQIKFVGNLQDLPRSLQQEISRSMEETKDNRGIRFSVATNYGGRQEILQACQAIAKQVQQGLLQPNEINEQVFESHLYTAGISDPDLLIRTSGEMRLSNFLLWQMAYGEIYITDALWPDFDRAEFHRALCAYQQRERRFGKV from the coding sequence ATGACAGCACAACAAACTAAACTGCAAGATTTGCCTACTGACTTAAAACGAGAACTATTGCCGCAGCACGTTGCGGTGATTATGGATGGCAATGGTCGATGGGCTAAACGTCAGGGTCTACCCCGGATTATGGGTCATAAGCGAGGAGTAGATGCTCTCAAGGACTTACTTCGCTGTTGTCAGGATTGGGGAATTCAAGCGCTGACAGCTTATGCTTTTTCAACGGAGAACTGGAAAAGACCGCAGGAAGAAGTGGATTTTTTGATGACTCTGTTTCAAAGAGTTTTGCGGCAAGAATTGCGGGAAATGGTCGAAGAGAATGTTCAAATTAAGTTTGTGGGGAATTTGCAAGACCTGCCGCGATCGCTTCAACAAGAAATATCCCGTTCAATGGAAGAAACTAAGGATAATCGCGGTATCCGGTTTTCGGTAGCAACTAATTATGGTGGACGGCAGGAAATTTTACAAGCTTGTCAGGCGATCGCAAAACAAGTCCAGCAAGGTCTGCTACAACCCAATGAAATTAATGAACAGGTGTTTGAAAGCCACTTGTACACAGCCGGAATTAGTGACCCAGATTTGTTAATTCGCACCAGTGGAGAAATGCGCCTCTCAAATTTTCTTCTCTGGCAAATGGCTTATGGAGAAATTTATATTACCGATGCTCTCTGGCCAGATTTTGACCGGGCTGAGTTTCACCGCGCCTTATGTGCCTACCAACAACGCGAACGGCGATTTGGGAAAGTGTAA
- a CDS encoding type II toxin-antitoxin system RelE/ParE family toxin, whose protein sequence is MSKIADYIARLSGLAQSEGFLNKLDVKFAQIAQFPRLGRQRDEILPGIRSLSIDNYLILYMPIGQDVEIFRVVSGYRDIKALFHDSDS, encoded by the coding sequence TTGAGCAAGATAGCGGATTACATTGCTAGACTATCTGGCTTGGCTCAGTCTGAGGGTTTTTTAAATAAGCTGGACGTGAAATTTGCCCAAATTGCTCAGTTCCCTCGTCTCGGACGACAGCGTGATGAAATTTTACCTGGTATCCGTAGCCTTTCAATAGATAATTACCTCATTCTCTACATGCCCATAGGGCAAGATGTGGAGATTTTTCGTGTTGTCAGTGGCTATCGAGATATCAAAGCCCTATTTCACGACTCTGATTCTTGA
- a CDS encoding ribbon-helix-helix domain-containing protein, producing MQIVLPPEVEALVQRQITSGKYQNAIAVILAGIKLLEQQEDIYQGRLQDLQQEARIGWEASEQGEVVDGSAAMAQIHANVRARYGVSHEA from the coding sequence ATGCAAATCGTTCTGCCACCTGAAGTAGAAGCGCTAGTTCAACGCCAAATCACTAGCGGTAAGTATCAGAACGCGATCGCAGTTATTCTTGCAGGCATAAAACTCCTGGAACAGCAAGAAGACATCTATCAAGGACGACTGCAAGACTTGCAACAAGAAGCGCGTATTGGGTGGGAAGCGTCCGAGCAGGGCGAAGTTGTTGATGGTTCGGCTGCAATGGCTCAAATTCACGCCAATGTCCGAGCGCGCTACGGTGTTTCACACGAAGCATGA
- a CDS encoding DUF3143 domain-containing protein, whose protein sequence is MPLLPSDTPLYNHPLPQIEQWLKDQGCQQDDTQRHCWHVQRPSWKAELWLDVEQIVVRYVQSGENGQDIQRSFKYSLSRDDVEQAVFSGP, encoded by the coding sequence ATGCCTCTTCTTCCCTCTGATACCCCCCTATATAATCATCCCCTGCCACAAATTGAGCAGTGGCTAAAAGACCAAGGCTGTCAACAAGATGACACACAGAGGCATTGCTGGCACGTGCAGCGACCTAGCTGGAAAGCTGAACTATGGCTCGACGTTGAGCAAATCGTAGTGCGATATGTCCAATCTGGGGAAAATGGGCAGGATATCCAACGTTCATTCAAGTATTCTCTGAGTCGGGATGATGTAGAACAAGCGGTGTTTTCTGGGCCATAA
- a CDS encoding J domain-containing protein: MPQSSEPTYYSLLGLHPWASVIDIRRAYRQLSKLYHPDTTDLPTAIATPKFQQINEAYATLSHPERRLSYDLKIGYSRFGVIQPPPDLNHPVSRSYDFSKSAYLDASDRPLSSGEIFALFMLVLTFVGCLLLAVAIALTRGEAAIHSHLLQPTAFVQQHITYMSQLTTHLK; the protein is encoded by the coding sequence ATGCCACAAAGCAGTGAACCAACTTATTACTCCCTGCTAGGACTGCATCCCTGGGCATCGGTAATCGATATTCGTCGCGCTTATCGGCAACTGAGCAAACTCTATCATCCTGATACTACAGACTTGCCGACTGCGATCGCCACTCCCAAATTCCAGCAAATCAACGAAGCCTACGCCACCCTTAGCCATCCAGAACGTCGGTTAAGCTATGATCTAAAAATTGGCTATTCCCGCTTTGGAGTGATTCAACCACCCCCTGATTTGAATCATCCCGTCTCACGTTCCTATGATTTTTCAAAATCAGCATACCTTGATGCGAGCGATCGCCCCTTATCATCTGGCGAAATCTTTGCCTTATTTATGCTGGTGTTAACATTTGTAGGTTGTCTATTATTAGCAGTTGCCATTGCCTTAACTCGTGGCGAGGCTGCTATCCATTCCCATTTGCTGCAACCAACTGCATTTGTACAACAGCATATTACCTATATGTCGCAACTAACTACCCATCTGAAATAA
- a CDS encoding DnaJ C-terminal domain-containing protein translates to MQNLPNFRDYYEILGVSKDASGEEIKKVYRRLARQYHPDLNPGNKESEEKFKDIGEAYEVLSDSAKRSQYDQFSRYWKQKGFAGNKQTPKAKTWQSSASDRNGNQDVDPSQFSDFESFINQVIGVKNKSGASNSSNGNNSDPFRSPRTKVAYTVNTPPPRTTRRDIEARLTLPLEKAYQGGNERIRLEDGRSLEVNMPPGMVSGQTIRLRNQGVGGGDLYLKITVEPHPLFKLEGANILCQVPVTPSEAVLGGQVEAPTLDGPVKMTTPPGVRSGQKFRLGNKGYPSDDGKRGDQLVEIQIVTPKNISQEERELYEKLRQIETFKPRADLIR, encoded by the coding sequence ATGCAAAATTTGCCGAACTTTCGCGATTACTACGAGATTTTAGGAGTGTCTAAAGATGCCTCTGGCGAGGAAATTAAAAAGGTTTATCGGCGGTTAGCAAGGCAATATCACCCCGATCTAAATCCGGGTAACAAAGAATCTGAGGAAAAATTTAAGGATATTGGCGAGGCTTATGAAGTCCTTTCAGACTCAGCCAAGCGATCGCAGTACGACCAGTTTAGCCGCTACTGGAAGCAAAAAGGCTTTGCCGGCAATAAACAGACGCCAAAGGCTAAAACTTGGCAGAGTAGCGCTAGCGATCGCAATGGCAATCAGGACGTAGATCCCAGCCAATTCTCTGATTTTGAAAGCTTTATTAATCAAGTTATCGGCGTCAAAAATAAGAGTGGGGCCAGTAATTCTAGTAATGGTAACAATAGCGATCCCTTTCGTTCCCCCAGAACAAAAGTTGCCTATACCGTTAATACCCCCCCACCTCGCACAACCCGCCGGGATATAGAAGCCAGATTAACGCTGCCACTAGAAAAAGCTTATCAAGGTGGTAATGAACGCATTCGCTTAGAAGATGGGCGATCGCTAGAGGTTAATATGCCTCCAGGTATGGTATCAGGTCAAACTATTCGTTTGCGAAATCAAGGCGTTGGTGGTGGCGATCTCTACTTAAAAATTACTGTTGAACCTCATCCATTATTTAAACTAGAAGGTGCAAATATCCTCTGCCAAGTACCAGTTACTCCCAGCGAGGCAGTTTTAGGAGGACAGGTAGAAGCACCCACTCTTGATGGCCCTGTAAAAATGACTACTCCTCCTGGAGTTAGGTCTGGTCAAAAATTTCGACTAGGTAATAAAGGCTATCCCAGTGATGACGGTAAACGTGGGGATCAATTAGTAGAAATTCAAATAGTTACACCGAAAAATATTAGTCAAGAAGAACGGGAACTTTACGAAAAGTTACGGCAAATTGAAACCTTTAAACCCCGTGCTGATTTAATCCGTTAG
- the dnaK gene encoding molecular chaperone DnaK, translating to MGKVVGIDLGTTNSVVAVMEGGKPVVIANAEGMRTTPSVVGFSKDGERVVGQMARRQTVLNPQNTFFAVKRFIGRKYGELNPDSKRVPYTIRKDEVGNIKIACPRLNKDFAPEEISAMVLKKLADDASRYLGEPVTGAVITVPAYFNDSQRQATRDAGRIAGLEVLRILNEPTAASLAYGLDRGDTETILVFDLGGGTFDVSILEVGDGIFEVKATSGDTQLGGNDFDKIIVDWLAEQFLEVEGIDLRRERQSLQRLMEAAEKAKIELSSVSVTDINLPFIAADQEGPKHLETRLTRSQFEGLCGDLVGRLRTPVKRALKDAGLSPRDIEEVVLVGGSTRMPMVKQLVRDLIGTEPNENVNPDEVVGVGAAIQAGILAGELKDVLLLDVTPLSMGLETIGGVMKKLIPRNTTIPVRRSDIFSTSENNQNTVEIHVVQGEREMAANNKSLGRFKLYGIPPAPRGIPQVQVSFDIDANGILQVTALDRTTGREQSITIQGASTLNESEVNRMIQDAQKYADVDRERKERVEKRTRSEALIFQAERQLREVALEFGMQFARSRRQRIDNICRDLKESLKENSDRGIDQAYADLQDALYELNREVRQTYAEDEDDDLFGTIRDIFTGGDKEREREFPRDTYRERDSYSQDYGRDYGKDYGKDYSRDSRSPSYESRPPRSKSRPSYQDNWDDEEDNDWL from the coding sequence ATGGGCAAGGTAGTCGGCATCGACTTGGGTACAACCAACTCAGTAGTCGCCGTTATGGAGGGTGGCAAGCCGGTGGTGATTGCCAATGCAGAAGGAATGCGAACAACCCCCTCCGTAGTTGGCTTCAGCAAAGATGGCGAAAGGGTGGTTGGGCAAATGGCACGGCGACAAACCGTCCTCAATCCACAAAATACCTTTTTCGCAGTTAAACGTTTCATAGGGCGGAAGTATGGCGAACTTAATCCAGATTCCAAGCGTGTACCATACACCATCCGCAAAGACGAAGTAGGTAATATTAAAATTGCTTGTCCCCGTCTCAATAAAGATTTCGCCCCAGAAGAAATTTCGGCAATGGTGCTGAAGAAATTGGCAGACGATGCTAGCCGCTATTTGGGTGAACCAGTCACAGGGGCAGTAATTACAGTACCCGCCTATTTTAATGACTCTCAGCGGCAGGCAACCCGCGATGCTGGTAGAATTGCTGGCTTAGAGGTGTTGCGAATTCTTAATGAACCGACTGCTGCATCTTTGGCTTATGGATTAGATCGGGGTGACACGGAAACCATTTTAGTATTTGACTTGGGTGGTGGCACTTTTGACGTGTCGATTTTAGAAGTAGGCGATGGGATATTTGAAGTCAAAGCTACCAGTGGAGATACGCAACTTGGTGGTAATGACTTTGACAAAATAATAGTAGATTGGTTAGCAGAGCAATTTCTGGAAGTCGAAGGCATAGATTTAAGACGCGAGAGACAATCTTTACAACGCCTAATGGAAGCTGCGGAAAAGGCAAAAATTGAACTTTCCTCTGTCAGCGTCACTGATATTAACTTACCTTTTATTGCTGCCGATCAGGAAGGCCCAAAACATCTGGAAACTCGTCTAACGCGTTCCCAGTTTGAAGGTTTGTGTGGTGATTTGGTAGGGCGATTGCGGACACCAGTGAAACGCGCCCTCAAAGATGCCGGACTCTCACCTAGAGATATTGAAGAAGTTGTATTAGTTGGCGGTTCTACACGGATGCCAATGGTGAAGCAGCTAGTGCGGGACTTGATTGGTACGGAACCCAACGAAAACGTTAACCCCGATGAAGTTGTGGGAGTGGGTGCAGCAATTCAAGCAGGAATTCTCGCTGGCGAACTCAAAGATGTCCTGCTTTTAGATGTGACACCCCTTTCTATGGGATTGGAAACCATCGGCGGCGTAATGAAAAAACTTATTCCCCGCAACACCACCATACCAGTCCGGCGTTCTGACATTTTTTCCACGTCTGAAAATAACCAAAATACTGTGGAAATCCACGTAGTCCAAGGCGAACGTGAAATGGCAGCAAACAATAAGTCTTTAGGACGTTTCAAGCTGTATGGTATCCCGCCAGCGCCACGAGGAATTCCCCAAGTTCAGGTGTCATTTGATATTGATGCTAACGGTATTTTACAGGTAACAGCCTTAGATAGAACCACTGGGCGAGAACAGAGTATCACCATTCAAGGCGCTTCCACCTTGAATGAGTCGGAAGTGAATCGGATGATCCAAGACGCTCAAAAATACGCTGATGTCGATCGCGAACGTAAAGAAAGAGTAGAAAAGCGGACTCGTTCTGAAGCGTTGATTTTCCAAGCAGAACGGCAACTTAGAGAAGTAGCTTTAGAATTTGGTATGCAGTTTGCCCGCAGCCGTCGCCAAAGAATTGATAATATTTGTCGAGACTTAAAAGAGAGTCTTAAGGAAAATAGCGATCGCGGTATTGATCAAGCCTACGCCGATTTACAAGATGCTCTCTATGAGCTAAATCGGGAAGTCCGCCAGACTTATGCTGAAGATGAAGATGACGACTTGTTTGGTACCATCCGTGACATCTTTACTGGCGGTGATAAGGAACGAGAACGCGAATTTCCCAGAGATACATATCGGGAACGCGACTCATACAGTCAGGACTATGGCAGAGATTACGGCAAAGATTACGGCAAAGACTATAGCCGAGACAGTCGTTCTCCCTCTTATGAAAGCCGTCCTCCACGCAGCAAATCCCGTCCCAGCTATCAAGATAACTGGGATGATGAAGAAGACAATGATTGGTTATAA
- a CDS encoding M28 family peptidase, with protein sequence MNLTERLKSSLSAIARERDPYMATAGHFFVQEYIRQQFSQWGSVEIHTFEVRGKACNNLILNLPSQRRGQKKDLLPILIGAHYDGVPGTSAADDNATGVAVLLELARKFAAQAVRYPLRLVAFDMEEYGLLGSADYAALLHQQKQRLRLMISLEMLGYKDSTPGSQSYPPPLERFYPDRGDFIALIGNLRTLPDLIGMSRNIRKAGVPSQWLPVPNRGLIVPQTRLSDHAPFWDLGYPAMMVTDTAFLRNPHYHKPSDAIATLDLDFLTGVCEGLEMAIRQL encoded by the coding sequence TTGAATTTAACAGAGCGATTAAAAAGTTCCCTGAGTGCGATCGCACGAGAACGCGATCCTTACATGGCAACGGCTGGACATTTTTTTGTCCAAGAATACATCCGCCAGCAATTTTCCCAATGGGGGAGTGTGGAAATCCACACCTTTGAAGTCAGAGGTAAAGCTTGTAATAACTTGATATTAAATTTACCTTCCCAAAGGAGAGGGCAAAAAAAGGATTTGCTACCAATTTTAATTGGCGCTCACTATGATGGTGTTCCGGGAACATCGGCGGCTGATGATAATGCTACAGGTGTGGCGGTGTTGCTGGAATTAGCTAGAAAGTTTGCTGCCCAAGCTGTTAGATATCCCTTAAGGCTAGTTGCTTTCGATATGGAAGAATATGGCTTACTCGGTAGTGCTGACTATGCAGCCTTGTTGCATCAACAAAAGCAACGGCTACGCTTAATGATTTCCCTAGAAATGCTGGGTTATAAGGATTCTACACCTGGCTCCCAAAGTTACCCTCCTCCTCTGGAACGCTTCTACCCAGACAGAGGTGATTTTATTGCTTTAATTGGGAATTTGCGGACATTGCCTGACTTAATTGGTATGAGTCGTAATATTCGCAAAGCTGGCGTACCTAGTCAATGGCTACCTGTGCCGAATCGAGGTTTAATAGTCCCCCAAACCAGACTTAGTGATCATGCACCTTTCTGGGATTTGGGTTATCCGGCAATGATGGTGACAGATACGGCATTCTTGCGGAATCCACATTATCACAAACCTAGTGATGCGATCGCTACTTTGGATTTAGATTTTCTTACTGGTGTATGCGAAGGTTTAGAGATGGCAATTCGGCAGTTATAA
- a CDS encoding bestrophin family protein: MIAEKLKWVSTALQPKGSVMKAISKHILWCGAFGFLISLLYHFDKPVSQPILGSVIPSIVLGLLLVFRTNTAYERFWEGRKCWGSIVNNVRNLARQIWVSVDEISPEDKDNKITTLNLLAAFAITTKLHLRGEVVNSELEDLVPSTKYIKLKIMNNPPIEVAFWIGDYLQEQYNRDCINSYQLTSMQELLNNLVDNLGACERILKTPMPLAYAFHLKQLLILYCFLLPFQIVKELGWWTGLVSALVGFTVFGIEAIGLEIENPFGYDANDLPLDAICETMKRNIDDLITLTPNVRSRKDNSIVN, from the coding sequence ATGATAGCCGAAAAACTCAAGTGGGTAAGCACAGCATTACAACCTAAAGGTTCAGTAATGAAAGCAATTTCCAAACATATTTTATGGTGTGGAGCTTTCGGATTTTTGATTTCTCTGCTTTACCATTTTGACAAACCTGTATCCCAGCCTATTTTAGGAAGTGTTATCCCTAGTATTGTTTTAGGTTTGTTACTTGTCTTTCGTACAAATACGGCTTATGAGCGATTTTGGGAAGGGAGAAAATGCTGGGGTTCTATAGTAAATAACGTCCGAAATCTAGCTCGGCAAATTTGGGTATCAGTTGATGAAATTTCACCAGAAGATAAAGACAATAAAATCACGACATTAAACTTATTGGCAGCTTTTGCTATAACAACTAAATTACATTTGCGAGGAGAAGTTGTCAATAGCGAGTTAGAAGACTTAGTGCCATCTACTAAGTATATAAAACTGAAAATTATGAATAATCCCCCCATAGAGGTTGCTTTTTGGATAGGAGATTATTTACAGGAACAGTATAATCGTGATTGCATTAATAGCTACCAGCTAACATCTATGCAAGAATTGTTGAATAATCTTGTGGATAATTTAGGTGCTTGCGAACGTATTTTAAAAACGCCTATGCCCCTTGCTTATGCTTTTCATTTGAAGCAATTGCTAATACTATATTGCTTCCTGCTACCATTTCAAATAGTAAAAGAACTCGGTTGGTGGACAGGTTTAGTTTCTGCTTTGGTTGGGTTTACTGTGTTTGGCATTGAAGCTATTGGCTTAGAGATAGAAAACCCCTTTGGTTATGACGCCAACGATTTACCATTAGATGCAATTTGTGAGACAATGAAACGCAATATTGACGATTTAATTACTTTGACTCCCAATGTGCGATCGCGTAAAGATAATAGTATAGTCAATTGA
- a CDS encoding VOC family protein, whose protein sequence is MSTHPQIEQQVTFFSTSNLNISTEFYEQKLGLELWLDQGTCRIYTISGSGYLGLCQASEILTPPADKQSSVIFTLVTQQVDEWFEYLKERGIEFEKPPMLNEKYNIYHCFFRDPDGYLIEIQRFETNDKKKT, encoded by the coding sequence ATGTCTACTCATCCGCAAATCGAACAACAAGTTACCTTTTTTTCTACCTCTAACCTGAATATATCTACAGAATTCTACGAACAAAAACTGGGCTTGGAGTTATGGCTTGACCAAGGAACTTGTCGTATTTATACTATTAGTGGCTCTGGATACTTAGGATTGTGTCAAGCAAGCGAAATATTGACTCCTCCAGCCGACAAGCAATCAAGTGTCATTTTTACCCTGGTAACACAGCAGGTGGATGAGTGGTTTGAATATCTCAAAGAACGTGGCATAGAATTTGAAAAGCCACCCATGCTAAACGAAAAATATAACATTTACCACTGTTTTTTCCGCGATCCTGATGGTTATTTGATTGAAATTCAACGTTTCGAGACTAACGACAAAAAAAAGACATAA
- a CDS encoding SIMPL domain-containing protein (The SIMPL domain is named for its presence in mouse protein SIMPL (signalling molecule that associates with mouse pelle-like kinase). Bacterial member BP26, from Brucella, was shown to assemble into a channel-like structure, while YggE from E. coli has been associated with resistance to oxidative stress.), whose product MTITRFKGHSQDMRKITALMLVSITATVGVGVITPKVTNAQLFYPPASDRHSLMVIGQGVVRVPADTADIELVFSSGGSNNELETQPSAIPEARRLSSRTLLLNYKTAAESFPNTKSLTKATLQPVVNSLVAKGIRADKIQVQISTNSSENNAKILVRLEKPTRDRVQEIVATANKATSEVENLSVKSVGVEYAVNDCQALQSSVYQSAMKDAQSRAQALATAMEVKLSTPSVAEPFYTLLYPSCSSKTGVPLPSFASFLLSPAYDPDAPAEVEMKKDIFVTYTTK is encoded by the coding sequence TTGACAATTACCAGGTTCAAAGGACATTCCCAGGATATGAGAAAAATAACTGCTCTAATGTTGGTAAGTATTACTGCGACTGTCGGGGTGGGAGTAATAACACCAAAAGTCACTAATGCCCAATTATTTTATCCACCAGCAAGCGATCGCCATTCATTAATGGTAATCGGTCAAGGGGTAGTGAGAGTGCCAGCAGATACAGCCGATATTGAATTGGTATTCAGTAGCGGAGGTAGCAATAATGAGTTAGAAACGCAACCATCAGCCATACCTGAAGCCCGTCGCTTGTCCTCACGGACTCTACTCTTAAATTACAAAACAGCAGCAGAATCTTTCCCAAACACAAAATCGCTAACTAAAGCAACTCTCCAGCCTGTAGTTAATAGTTTAGTTGCCAAAGGAATTAGGGCTGATAAAATTCAAGTGCAAATTAGCACTAATTCTAGTGAAAATAACGCCAAAATATTGGTGAGACTGGAAAAACCAACGCGTGATCGCGTCCAGGAAATTGTTGCTACAGCGAACAAGGCGACGAGCGAAGTTGAAAATCTTTCCGTCAAGAGTGTGGGTGTTGAGTATGCAGTCAATGACTGTCAAGCTTTGCAGAGTTCAGTTTATCAATCAGCGATGAAAGATGCTCAAAGCCGCGCTCAGGCTTTAGCAACTGCTATGGAAGTTAAACTTAGTACTCCTTCTGTCGCCGAACCATTTTACACATTACTTTATCCCTCATGTAGTTCTAAAACTGGAGTTCCTTTACCGTCATTTGCTAGTTTTTTATTATCACCAGCTTATGATCCAGATGCTCCAGCAGAAGTAGAGATGAAAAAGGATATTTTTGTGACATATACAACGAAATAA
- a CDS encoding NAD(P)/FAD-dependent oxidoreductase, with translation MTDIAVIGAGIAGLVCAQQLSQAGYSVVVVEKSRGLGGRLATRRLHGTCADHGACYLKPKGELFRRFVEILRSRHILEVWTEEVYELTAGTPLSEPKNRSPRYVAPGGMSAIAKSLAPGLEILLNQRVIAITPTPENSWRLTLESSNEELTAKALVVAIPAPQAVTLLEPLGETVLDAVFLDNLRSVEFYPSISAIAGYPLTSQSLPQWKALTFVDDIDLAWIGLDSSKRSNPQQPHFVVQSSADFAQRYLESQDLQPVGQLMLQQAAESLSLPWLNIPEWMQVHRWRYAFPSRPWHEAFLSAGIPLPLVCCGDWCGGNLAEGAMLSGLAAADEINHQLRHLPLDNVNFLNVFV, from the coding sequence ATGACTGATATTGCAGTAATTGGTGCCGGAATCGCCGGTTTAGTCTGCGCCCAGCAGTTAAGTCAAGCTGGATATTCGGTGGTAGTGGTAGAAAAGTCCCGTGGTTTGGGAGGAAGACTAGCTACACGCCGCTTGCATGGAACTTGCGCGGATCATGGGGCTTGTTATCTGAAGCCAAAGGGTGAATTATTTAGACGTTTTGTGGAGATATTGCGATCGCGCCATATCCTGGAAGTTTGGACGGAGGAGGTTTACGAACTCACAGCTGGCACTCCTTTATCTGAACCGAAAAACCGCAGTCCCCGATATGTTGCACCTGGGGGAATGAGTGCGATCGCTAAATCCCTCGCCCCAGGTTTAGAAATATTACTGAATCAGCGTGTCATCGCTATTACCCCAACTCCCGAAAATAGTTGGCGTTTGACTCTCGAATCTAGTAACGAAGAATTAACTGCAAAAGCTTTAGTTGTAGCCATTCCTGCACCCCAAGCTGTGACGCTATTAGAACCTTTGGGCGAAACTGTATTGGATGCAGTCTTCCTTGATAACTTGCGTTCTGTAGAATTTTATCCCTCAATTAGTGCGATCGCTGGATATCCTCTCACATCCCAATCTCTCCCTCAGTGGAAAGCTCTAACTTTTGTGGATGATATCGATTTAGCCTGGATTGGTTTGGACAGTAGCAAGCGTTCCAACCCTCAGCAGCCACATTTTGTAGTTCAAAGTAGCGCTGATTTTGCCCAACGTTATCTAGAATCCCAAGATTTACAACCTGTCGGACAGCTTATGTTGCAACAAGCAGCTGAATCTCTGTCCCTCCCTTGGCTAAATATTCCCGAATGGATGCAAGTACATCGTTGGCGTTATGCCTTTCCTAGCCGTCCTTGGCATGAAGCTTTTTTGTCTGCCGGAATTCCCCTACCTTTAGTTTGTTGTGGTGATTGGTGTGGCGGCAATCTTGCCGAAGGTGCGATGCTTTCTGGATTAGCTGCGGCTGATGAAATTAATCATCAGTTGCGTCATCTACCTTTAGATAATGTGAACTTTCTAAACGTTTTTGTCTGA
- a CDS encoding YaaW family protein — protein MDEMRAALELATEEELQDLTAILFSRKFNPLDYVHTPEPIEVQSQDRKAWLDSLEGRFRFLAADGMTVLRGRTGQVTYRQALVQVCKYLKIPYSNQLATIDLEAEVFLHLLGQVWKKLPEQEKQKLTVRVQRQLLKSELKQPLPLLLQRDPLGLLFKGGSAIAVTSLLQPLVLKQIARQFAIHFATYEVARQAAIKGSEAATKQFQSYVAMQMAQRGMTVSAARYGAARTMFAVIGPMMWTWFFADLGWRAIATNYGRIIPTIFALAQIRLTREECWEPA, from the coding sequence TTGGATGAAATGAGGGCGGCGCTAGAGTTAGCGACCGAAGAGGAATTGCAAGACTTAACGGCAATTCTGTTTAGTCGTAAGTTCAATCCCCTAGACTATGTACACACACCCGAACCCATCGAAGTGCAAAGCCAAGACCGAAAAGCTTGGTTAGATTCACTAGAGGGTCGCTTTCGCTTTTTGGCGGCAGATGGGATGACTGTATTACGGGGACGCACAGGCCAGGTAACTTACCGACAAGCCTTAGTTCAAGTATGTAAGTATCTAAAAATTCCCTATTCTAATCAGCTGGCAACTATTGATTTAGAAGCAGAAGTATTTTTACATCTGCTAGGACAGGTGTGGAAAAAATTGCCGGAACAGGAAAAACAAAAATTGACTGTACGGGTACAGCGTCAGCTGCTCAAGTCAGAACTCAAACAACCGCTACCACTTTTATTGCAACGTGATCCCTTGGGGTTACTTTTCAAAGGTGGTAGTGCGATCGCGGTTACTTCTCTTCTCCAGCCACTTGTACTGAAGCAAATTGCCCGTCAATTTGCCATCCACTTTGCTACTTATGAAGTAGCAAGACAAGCGGCGATTAAAGGCTCAGAAGCAGCTACGAAGCAATTCCAAAGCTATGTAGCTATGCAAATGGCGCAACGGGGTATGACTGTGAGTGCAGCTCGTTATGGGGCAGCCCGCACTATGTTTGCCGTGATTGGGCCGATGATGTGGACTTGGTTTTTTGCAGATTTAGGGTGGAGAGCGATCGCCACTAACTATGGTCGAATCATTCCTACCATATTCGCCTTAGCTCAAATTCGCCTCACTCGTGAGGAATGTTGGGAGCCAGCTTGA